TCGATTCCGCCCCTTGGCACCATTTTATTCCATGCTGGAAATGGGAAGAGAATTAACCAATGTGAGAGAAATTGCTTACATTGTGGTATGCTGGAATAGCTCAGTCGGTAGAGCGGGTCACTCGTAATGACCAGGTCCGGGGTTCGATTCCCCGTTCCAGCTCCATTTTATATAACCTTTCCTGAATATTCTATAATAAAATGAATTGTCGAAATATCAATTAAAAATATTTTTTAACAGAATATTTAAAAGTTGAAAAAAACTATTCCATATAAGTATAATTTATAAAATTTTCAATAAAATCAATCAAAACAAAGGATAGGAAATAATATGGAATCAAGACTTTCTTACAGCACATCCGATGTAGCAAAGTATTGTCATGTTACAGCAGATACAATTCGTAAATGGGCAGAAGCCGGTAAAATACGGGTGTTTAAGACACCAGGTGGACATCGCCGAATTCGTCGTGATGATTTACTTCGTTTTCTGCGTGAAAATAACATGCCTATACATGAAGATTTAGGAAATGCGGGTGTAAAAATATTGGTGGTGGATGATGAGAAGGCGGTTATTTCTGTTATTCGTCGGTTTTTGGAAAGGGCACAGACGCCGTTCCAAATTGAAATGGCAATGGATGGATTTGATGCGGGACAGATGGTTGCAACATTT
The sequence above is drawn from the Candidatus Hydrogenedens sp. genome and encodes:
- a CDS encoding response regulator, yielding MESRLSYSTSDVAKYCHVTADTIRKWAEAGKIRVFKTPGGHRRIRRDDLLRFLRENNMPIHEDLGNAGVKILVVDDEKAVISVIRRFLERAQTPFQIEMAMDGFDAGQMVATFQPDIIFLDLRLPGLDGFEVTRRIKTNPETSHIHIIAMTGYYQGEVANRVLELGAAILLQKPFTPDDLRKALAKVGVDVS